From a region of the Drosophila ananassae strain 14024-0371.13 chromosome XL, ASM1763931v2, whole genome shotgun sequence genome:
- the LOC6504625 gene encoding uncharacterized protein LOC6504625 isoform X11 has product MPTMTRMHRHSSSSAVVEENRGRRRGGPGSGDANKENFGVHFMSSPFGNASLIALQDLSNVHGKSPQRRSFSEGSGPRQATPQLAALRSCLPRSGVGVGGGAALEDSQLSSSRMGDTTLDRMLDAIIESARKEVRYKPNVVAATTAAATTTSTTTLLPENAEWSETSVHEMEVRTPTHLKRQRVVRRKNPHKTTGPTGGHRTTSSTSTTITATEALQKLEHIPSTKRCLSFSSSSNSSDLEVEEEEEEDQQVAKRGSLATPPSHSTTTSSNSSSSGNTTGSGATDFGEATPRGSIDLSIFYDAKEQKLNVHVIRCRDLQRSHGGNGGSINAYVKVALSGGSGYGYGSGSGSGSGSSGQRDQRTAVHRHSSRPYFDQRFSFPISGGDFKDNDWAEQSLQLAVWHRDRHLKRSEFLGCSTFPLSELLQPHAGTTAGSYKLQAQGCPPSHRQSRENQHHQNHQSHHTNQNASVSASTTNPGENPAKAGGEERENSTEMAAITATPQKAAATAGTGTGSISVSGSTAAALTLNDEVISISIDGDPNQQAGQQPMRLSKKALHQRDADENLFLRFLELDPPADGNANSTTVGASGDKTANSSSNAKANESNANHLNGSASRRQSTMPNSTTGTGGGGSGSGRQTGRTPFTMTKRLTRTEERGFGFSIVWTHPPRVEKVEAGLSADRCGILPGDYVIFVDMHNVVTMPEADVLNLIRSQGSALTLEIFRRSGAGATTISTAATATAIAAAPTKKIYGLDAGIGIGIGVEDPLITTSLSTTSTAHPQGVVSLQRSASSRVQTAAISRPATACSGTTSSIEAAKRRLHLPQVTFSKESIVPITDNRRRFLLQLISREQNFTAALHFGLQRFVQPLVERKDLISPNDHRTLFQNIDELLRIAEDILEQLCSSEQQDQDQPQMNFASRVYLSKTTAICAAYKKYCNGIKRADCVLVNKSRQTGSEFIAFITEPAVPRKRPDLTMFIHRPLQHFREILKLMQLLAGNCHVDTEEHKNFSTVIAELQAAYREITVSSGLMEPLGEGRPLLTLQDLESRMVFTKCKPFTLAVQGRQWIFGGDLSRVEGRSVKPYWTLLFSDIIVFAKVSRDRVLFITEEPIPIANVVDSCFHMRKKTTEFRLTVDPNGRLAESPTGYCAPDLTRTPKRGARRKSLILRAPSLELKAVWQNLLQRQIFLVNAALGSTPLSSPLDSPDVLNTLVPLSDIGLTSASMGSMKLPSLDSIHLKQQQKQQRSNNSHTAATDRSVDRSHGHSHSGHSGHAVEQIELLIDEKCRILNKTGTPKSSALHLANWMKGQLDKQQQQARLAAIARSQENVSAEDEQLIFNSDSEQDERITYWTRQQLEKRTKELNLAKENGGLSAKPNFGGKRLSGVEELSMSATSDIYSTTSEAEGVTSQISQSHSTTSDSQITVRSSPIVLDKLAVCRHCHKNCQQSGGGAVRPGGVNTSSSTPVLLCNSLKVQHSQSSPNRCCKAAGENGVEKRSETRTGTRTGTETGTGSMTSMSSSTITGEFSSKVVASSSRRETGDTESDVAQLITDEISISQSEATDDSVGAIPNSSSSAGDSKLRHLEQNTVTATTASPSLPNGHCSGGTGGSPKPLPPPRRTRIVAQMCQEPARPKANQQVKAIVTITETARIMRSSPTKGSSSVGGSPAKYSACHCRCQPEDFTNAQLSPDKMEHQTCKLLESPKQTATTMKQQQEKQEDEQLSLMLIGLAQFAPAAKLCGQDRMAKEEKSLSSSTPTIAVVPPTPDAVLTKTTTHVWDNSGCSSNGTGTATTSTATTTTKQPRQAIIENIPEDSCDESPLDEEPPYRPMSSALRRFGTMSSLEKLPSDDRMDEADELDDDLEPYTSNGHGSPPQNDEDDEEEARSDKALVQNDLGGASSSSGILVNGDVLASGAWTNRAGAFVSDKMSFFEESRAFIDKYLGRWNAGEAQQQTQQQSHHQPGTASETDEQMDECTSGATSGEEVWGTPTSGGDNDDQDMQLINSENTHSSPTKSSTSLNDDDDTELMMDELLMAPPMTASTIRGLLPRRRLEPLFEEETESDEEKTQQDSDDVKKKVVVKLVKL; this is encoded by the exons ATGCCAACCATGACGAGAATGCATCGCCACTCCAGCTCCAGTGCCGTGGTGGAGGAGAATCGCGGTAGGAGAAGAGGCGGCCCTGGATCTGGCGACGCCAACAAGGAGAACTTTGGCGTCCATTTCATGAGCAGTCCTTTCGGCAACGCCAGCCTGATTGCCCTCCAGGATCTGAGCAATGTCCACGGCAAGAGCCCGCAGCGGAGGAGCTTCAGCGAAGGCAGTGGTCCCCGCCAGGCCACGCCCCAATTGGCGGCACTGAGGAGCTGCCTGCCCCGCAGCGGTGTCGGTGTTGGTGGGGGCGCCGCTCTGGAGGACTCGCAGCTCTCGTCCTCGCGAATGGGCGACACCACCCTGGACCGTATGCTGGATGCCATTATCGAATCAGCCCGGAAGGAGGTGCGCTACAAGCCAAATGTGGTTGCCGCGACAACCGCAGCTGcaaccaccaccagcaccaccactcTTCTCCCTGAGAACGCCGAATGGAGTGAGACCAGTGTCCACGAGATGGAAGTCCGCACTCCCACCCACTTGAAGCGTCAGCGGGTGGTGCGGCGCAAGAATCCCCACAAGACCACCGGCCCCACCGGGGGGCATCGCACCACCAGCTCTACCAGCACCACCATCACCGCCACCGAGGCTCTCCAGAAACTAGAGCACATTCCCAGCACGAAGCGGTGCCTGAGCTTCTCTTCCAGCTCGAACTCCAGCGACCTGGAagtcgaggaggaggaggaggaggaccagcAGGTGGCCAAGAGGGGATCCCTGGCCACGCCCCCCTCCCACAGCACCACCacgagcagcaacagcagcagctctGGCAACACCACAGGCAGTGGGGCAACTGATTTCGGAGAAGCCACTCCGCGGGGCAGCATCGATCTGAGCATTTTTTACGACGCCAAGGAGCAGAAGCTGAATGTTCATG TGATTCGGTGTCGGGACTTGCAACGTTCTCATGGCGGCAACGGTGGCAGCATCAATGCCTACGTCAAGGTGGCTCTGTCCGGTGGATccggatacggatacggatcCGGTTCGGGTTCCGGCTCCGGATCGAGTGGCCAGCGAGACCAGCGCACCGCCGTCCACCGGCACTCGAGTCGTCCCTACTTCGACCAGCGGTTCAGTTTCCCGATTTCCGGTGGCGATTTCAAGGATAACGACTGGGCGGAGCAGAGCCTCCAGCTGGCAGTGTGGCACCGAGATCGCCATTTAAA ACGCAGCGAGTTCCTGGGCTGCAGCACTTTTCCTTTGAGCGAACTACTGCAGCCGCACGCCGGCACCACGGCCGGTTCCTACAAGCTGCAGGCGCAGGGATGTCCGCCTAGCCACCGCCAGAGTCGCGAGAACCAGCACCACCAGAATCATCAGAGTCACCACACCAATCAGAACGCATCCGTATCCGCGTCCACCACCAATCCCGGTGAGAATCCGGCGAAGGCAGGAGGAGAGGAGCGAGAGAATAGCACGGAAATGGCTGCCATTACAGCAACGCCACAGAAGGCAGCGGCAACCGCCGGAACTGGCACTGGATCTATATCCGTTTCGGGATCAACTGCCGCCGCCCTGACCCTCAACGACGAGGtgatcagcatcagcatcgaCGGAGATCCCAACCAGCAGGCCGGCCAGCAACCGATGCGGCTCAGCAAGAAGGCCCTCCACCAGCGCGACGCCGACGAGAATCTCTTCCTGAGATTCCTGGAACTGGATCCGCCGGCGGACGGGAATGCCAACAGTACGACTGTGGGCGCTTCCGGCGACAAGACGGCCAACTCGTCCTCGAACGCCAAGGCCAATGAGAGCAATGCCAACCACTTGAACGGCTCCGCCAGTCGAAGACAGTCCACCATGCCGAACAGCACCACTGGCACCGGAGGAGGAGGCAGTGGCTCTGGAAGGCAAACCGGAAGAACACCCTTTACGATGACCAAGCGACTGACCAGAACCGAGGAGCGAGGCTTCGGGTTCTCGATTGTTTGGACCCATCCGCCCCGGGTGGAGAAAGTGGAGGCGGGCCTATCGGCGGACAGGTGCGGCATCCTGCCCGGCGACTATGTGATCTTTGTGGACATGCACAATGTGGTCACGATGCCCGAGGCTGATGTTCTGAACTTGATACGATCGCAGGGCTCGGCCTTGACGTTGGAGATTTTCAGAAGGTCAGGCGCGGGCGCCACCACAATCTCGACggccgccaccgccaccgccatcGCCGCCGCACCCACGAAGAAGATCTACGGCCTGGATGCCGGCATCGGTATTGGCATCGGTGTGGAGGACCCACTAATAACCACCAGCCTGAGTACCACCAGCACCGCTCATCCCCAGGGCGTTGTGAGCCTGCAGAGGAGTGCCAGTTCGAGGGTCCAGACGGCGGCCATCAGTCGTCCGGCCACCGCCTGCTCCGGCACCACGTCCTCCATCGAGGCCGCCAAGCGGCGGCTCCACCTGCCCCAGGTCACCTTCAGCAAGGAG TCCATTGTGCCTATCACGGACAATCGGAGGCGGTTCCTGCTTCAGCTGATCAGCCGGGAGCAGAACTTCACGGCCGCCCTGCACTTTGGCCTCCAGCGCTTCGTCCAGCCGTTGGTGGAGCGCAAGGACCTCATATCGCCGAACGACCACCGCACCCTGTTCCAGAACATTGACGAACTCCTGCGCATCGCCGAGGATATCCTGGAGCAGCTGTGCAGCAGCGAGCAGCAGGACCAGGATCAGCCGCAGATGAACTTCGCCTCGAGAGTGTACCTCTCGAAGACCACTGCGATCTGCGCCGCCTACAAGAAGTACTGCAACGGCATCAAGCGGGCGGACTGTGTCCTGGTGAACAAGTCCCGGCAGACGGGCTCCGAGTTCATTGCCTTCATCACGGAGCCGGCGGTGCCCCGGAAGAGGCCCGATCTCACCATGTTCATCCACCGGCCGCTGCAGCACTTCCGGGAGATCCTCAAGCTGATGCAGCTCCTGGCCGGTAACTGTCACGTGGACACCGAGGAGCACAAGAACTTCAGCACGGTGATCGCCGAACTCCAGGCCGCCTACCGAGAGATCACTGTAAGCAGCGGTCTCATGGAGCCCCTGGGCGAGGGCCGACCGCTCCTTACACTGCAGGACCTGGAGTCGCGAATGGTCTTCACCAAGTGCAAGCCCTTCACGCTGGCCGTGCAGGGCCGCCAGTGGATCTTCGGCGGAGACCTGTCCCGCGTCGAGGGCCGATCGGTGAAGCCCTACTGGACGCTGCTCTTCAGCGACATCATTGTCTTTGCCAAGGTCAGCCGGGATCGGGTGCTCTTCATCACCGAGGAGCCCATACCCATTGCCAATGTGGTGGACTCCTGCTTCCACATGCGCAAGAAGA CCACCGAGTTCCGTCTGACTGTGGATCCCAATGGCCGTCTGGCCGAGAGCCCCACTGGCTACTGTGCCCCGGATCTCACCCGCACCCCGAAGAGAGGAGCCCGGCGGAAGAGCCTCATCCTGAGAGCTCCCTCCCTGGAGCTGAAGGCTGTCTGGCAGAATCTGTTGCAGCGTCAGAT ATTTCTGGTGAATGCCGCCCTGGGATCGACGCCTTTATCCAGTCCGTTGGACTCACCGGACGTCCTAAACACCCTCGTGCCCCTGAGCGACATCGGCCTGACCTCCGCCTCGATGGGATCGATGAAGCTGCCGTCGCTGGACAGCATACACctgaagcagcagcagaaacagcag CGCAGCAATAATTCCCATACAGCGGCCACCGATCGATCCGTGGATCGGTCCCACGGCCACTCCCACAGCGGCCACAGCGGCCATGCCGTGGAGCAGATCGAGCTGCTGATCGACGAGAAGTGCCGCATCCTGAACAAGACCGGGACACCCAAGTCGAGTGCCCTGCACCTGGCCAACTGGATGAAGGGTCAGCTGgacaagcagcagcagcaggctcGTCTGGCGGCCATCGCCAGGTCGCAGGAGAACGTCAGTGCCGAGGACGAGCAGTTGATATTTAATAGCGATAGCGAGCAGGACGAAAGGATCACCTACTGGACGCGCCAGCAGCTGGAGAAGCGTACCAAGGAGCTCAATCTGGCCAAGGAGAACGGCGGACTGTCGGCCAAGCCGAATTTTGGCGGGAAACGCCTCAGCGGAGTGGAGGAGCTCAGCATGAGTGCCACCTCGGACATCTATTCCACCACGTCGGAGGCCGAGGGCGTGACGAGTCAGATCAGTCAGTCGCACAGCACAACGTCGGATAGTCAG ATCACCGTTCGCTCGAGTCCCATTGTCCTGGACAAGCTGGCCGTGTGCCGGCACTGCCACAAGAACTGCCAGCAAAGTGGCGGTGGGGCAGTGCGTCCTGGTGGCGTCAACACGTCCAGCTCCACGCCCGTCCTCCTCTGCAACTCCCTGAAGGTGCAGCACAGCCAGTCCTCCCCGAATCGGTGCTGCAAGGCGGCCGGGGAGAATGGCGTCGAGAAAAGATCAGAGACCAGAACTGGCACCAGGACGGGAACGGAGACCGGGACGGGCAGCATGACCAGCATGTCCAGTAGCACAATAACCGGGGAGTTCTCATCCAAAGTAGTGGCTAGCAGCAGTCGCCGGGAGACCGGCGACACGGAGAGCGATGTCGCCCAACTGATCACCGACGAAATCTCGATCTCCCAATCAGAGGCGACGGATGACAGTGTTGGGGCGATCccgaacagcagcagcagtgccGGTGATTCCAAACTACGTCATCTAGAACAGAATACAGTCACAGCCACCACAGCTAGTCCATCCCTGCCCAATGGTCACTGTAGTGGGGGAACTGGGGGTTCGCCCAAGCCACTGCCACCGCCCCGTCGCACCCGAATCGTGGCCCAGATGTGCCAGGAGCCGGCCCGGCCCAAGGCCAACCAGCAGGTGAAGGCCATTGTCACCATAACGGAGACGGCCCGCATCATGCGGAGCAGTCCCACAAAGGGATCGAGCTCCGTGGGCGGATCACCGGCCAAGTACTCGGCCTGCCACTGTCGATGCCAGCCGGAGGACTTCACCAACGCCCAGCTCTCGCCGGACAAGATGGAGCACCAGACCTGCAAGCTCCTCGAATCCCCCAAGCAAACAGCCACCACCAtgaagcagcagcaggagaagCAGGAGGACGAGCAGCTGTCCCTCATGCTCATCGGCCTGGCCCAGTTCGCGCCGGCGGCCAAGCTTTGCGGCCAGGACCGGATGGCCAAGGAGGAGAAGAGCCTGAGCAGCAGCACGCCCACCATAGCGGTGGTGCCGCCCACTCCCGACGCCGTGCTCACGAAGACCACCACCCACGTGTGGGACAACAGCGGCTGCTCCTCGAACGGCACGGGCACggccaccaccagcaccgccaccaccaccaccaagcAGCCCCGGCAGGCCATCATCGAGAACATACCCGAGGATTCGTGCGACGAGTCGCCCCTGGACGAGGAGCCCCCCTACCGGCCCATGAGCAGTGCCCTGCGGCGCTTCGGCACGATGTCCAGCCTGGAGAAGCTGCCCTCCGACGATCGGATGGACGAGGCCGACGAGCTGGACGACGACCTGGAGCCCTACACCTCCAACGGTCATGGATCTCCACCGCAGAACGACGAGGATGACGAGGAGGAGGCCCGCTCGGACAAGGCTCTGGTGCAGAACGATCTGGGAGGCGCCAGTTCCTCGTCGGGCATCCTCGTCAATGGCGATGTCCTGGCCAGCGGGGCCTGGACGAACCGGGCCGGTGCCTTTGTCTCCGACAAGATGTCCTTCTTCGAGGAGTCGCGGGCCTTCATCGACAAGTACCTGGGCCGATGGAACGCCGGGGAGGCCCAGCAGCAGACGCAGCAGCAGTCGCACCACCAGCCCGGAACCGCTTCGGAGACGGACGAGCAGATGGACGAGTGCACCTCGGGAGCCACCAGCGGCGAGGAGGTGTGGGGCACACCCACCAGCGGCGGAGACAACGACGACCAGGACATGCAGCTGATAAACTCGGAGAACACCCATTCG TCGCCCACCAAGTCGAGCACCTCTCTGAACGATGACGACGACACGGAACTGATGATGGACGAACTACTGATGGCCCCACCGATGACGGCCAGCACGATCCGAGGACTTCTGCCACG ACGTCGACTTGAGCCATTATTCGAGGAAGAGACGGAGAGCGACGAAGAGAAGACGCAGCAGGACAGCGACGACGTCAAAAAG AAGGTCGTAGTGAAATTAGTGAAGCTTTAG